The Panicum hallii strain FIL2 chromosome 9, PHallii_v3.1, whole genome shotgun sequence genome has a window encoding:
- the LOC112873290 gene encoding uncharacterized protein LOC112873290, which produces MAEASYRRMCSPAAAASKQGEEAGQGFDLFANQGLRLRRPLSSAAARRAARNRRAPATRGGRQDLGTRHLDGRIRRHPGSQSPLPTAPQPVTRPRHLDGQIRPSLDPDPDPDRCLRGVGLRRRPPFPSPAPLDPQPGSSTRQPPPCSAPAQCGLRGRRLHPPPCVAGAQATACRQALACCGAARRIPPDSGHCSRRAAGYSPQPGRGQRALTPQPTARLAESPTPTATSCSRCTAGGRGTPQPTPPIRMDPPLHLVHIKILAADLLSLTVQQTSPPSFLRRGRTVARAELVGIVVSRDRREKFLRFLIDDGTGCVPCILWLNHQYLNANASSGPSDSDPTAEMALNMSEEVRLGTLVRVRGKIAIYRGAIQIAVRDVVLEKDPNAEISHHNLHWIQFPFLDCVQKEVLSFPVWKPPGPNDLFDICFFDKNCCFLSAIYCFSLEFIALSLVTQ; this is translated from the exons ATGGCCGAAGCTAGCTACCGGAGGATgtgctcgccggccgccgccgcgtcgaaACAAGGGGAAGAGGCAGGCCAAGGGTTCGATCTCTTCGCCAATCAAGGGCTCCGT CTTCGCCGGCCTCTCTCttctgcggcggcgcggcgcgccgcGCGTAATCGTCGTGCGCCGGCGACGCGGGGCGGTCGACAAGACCTCGGCACACGACACCTCGACGGCCGAATCCGCCGTCACCCTGGCAGCCAATCACCGCTGCCCACTGCGCCTCAGCCCGTCACCCGACCCCGTCACCTCGACGGCCAAATCCGCCCGTCGCTCGACCCCGACCCCGACCCCGACCGCTGCCTCCGCGGCGTGGGactgcgccggcggccgccCTTCCCCTCCCCGGCTCCCCTCGATCCCCAGCCCGGCAGCTCCACCCGGCAGCCGCCGCCCTGCAGCGCGCCTGCGCAGTGCGGTTTGCGCGGCCGGCGACTCCACCCGCCGCCCTGTGTGGCTGGGGCCCAGGCTACCGCGTGCCGTCAAGCGCTGGCCTGCTGCGGCGCCGCTCGTCGCATCCCACCGGACAGCGGCCACTGCAGCAGGCGCGCGGCAGGCTACAGCCCGCAGCCGGGCAGGGGCCAACGCGCCCTGACCCCTCAGCCGACCGCCCGACTGGCCGAGTCCCCGACGCCGACGGCCACCAGTTGCAGCAGGTGCACGGCAGGAGGCAGGGGCACCCCGCAGCCCACACCCCCAATTCG TATGGACCCTCCTCTTCATCTCGTGCACATCAAGATTCTGGCTGCGGACCTTCTGTCCCTTACCGTGCAGCAGACTTCGCCGCCTTCCTTTCTTCGCCGTGGCCGTACGGTTGCTCGTGCAGAGCTTGTCGGAATTGTGGTCTCACGTGACCGTAGGGAGAAGTTCCTCCGCTTCTTGATTGATGATGGCACTGGCTGTGTACCGTGCATCCTATGGTTGAACCACCAATATCTAAATGCAAACGCTTCCTCCGGCCCATCAGATTCTGATCCTACCGCAGAGATGGCATTGAATATGTCGGAGGAGGTGCGTCTAGGCACTCTTGTGAGGGTCCGAGGAAAGATTGCCATATATCGTGGTGCGATCCAGATTGCTGTTAGGGATGTGGTTCTGGAGAAGGACCCCAATGCGGAG ATTTCCCATCACAATCTCCATTGGATCCAATTTCCCTTTTTGGATTGTGTGCAAAAAGAAGTTCTATCTTTCCCA GTTTGGAAACCCCCTGGACCAAACGATTTGTTTGACATTTGCTTCTTTGATAAGAACTGTTGTTTCCTGTCAGCTATATATTGCTTCTCCTTAGAATTTATAGCCCTATCTTTAGTTACGCAATGA
- the LOC112877220 gene encoding heat stress transcription factor B-4d-like, which produces MAFLVERCRGGGKMAVSMDVEMSSHAAKPVVPAPFLTKTFQLVDDPRTDHVVSWGEDGATFVVWRPPEFARDLLPNYFKHNNFSSFVRQLNTYGFRKIVADRWEFANEFFKKGAKHLLSEIHRRKSSSCSQPPPQLQPLPPHQPYLSLFSPPQQYPSPPACYRVQEEDHGGKDFLATLSEDNRELRRRNSLLLSELAHMRRLYNDIIYFLQNHVEPVPPPPAAAATGCRLVELGSADTSPPTTRRPRGDDDEAPVKLFGVRLNDGKKRKAQAAVLLEEKGDGDDQCDGVGDSDGDGDHNGHGDDQGSET; this is translated from the exons ATGGCATTCCTTGTGGAGAGGTGCCGTGGTGGTGGCAAGATGGCGGTGTCCATGGACGTGGAGATGAGCTCGCACGCCGCCAAGCCTGTGGTGCCGGCCCCCTTCCTCACCAAGACCTTCCAGCTGGTGGACGACCCCCGCACCGACCACGTCGTGTCGTGGGGGGAGGACGGCGCCACCTTCGTGGTGTGGCGGCCGCCGGAGTTCGCCAGGGACCTCCTCCCCAACTACTTCAAGCACAACAACTTCTCCAGCTTCGTCAGGCAGCTCAACACCTAT GGGTTCAGGAAGATCGTGGCAGACAGGTGGGAGTTCGCCAACGAGTTCTTCAAGAAGGGCGCCAAGCACCTCCTCTCGGAGATCCACCGGAGGAAGTCCTCGTCGTgctcgcagccgccgccgcagctgcaGCCACTCCCTCCGCACCAGCCTTACCTCAGCCTCTTCTCGCCGCCGCAGCAGTATCCGTCCCCGCCGGCCTGCTACCGCGTCCAGGAGGAGGACCACGGCGGCAAGGACTTCCTGGCGACGCTGTCGGAGGACAACCGGGAGCTGCGGCGGCGCAACTCGCTGCTGCTGTCGGAGCTGGCGCACATGAGGCGGCTCTACAACGACATCATCTACTTCCTGCAGAACCACGTGGAGCCGgtaccgccgccgcctgcggcgGCCGCCACCGGCTGCAGGCTGGTGGAGCTCGGTTCTGCTGACACTTCCCCACCGACGACGCGGAGGCCACGCGGTGATGACGACGAGGCGCCGGTGAAGCTGTTTGGCGTGCGGCTGAACGACGGCAAGAAGAGGAAGGCGCAGGCGGCCGTGCTGCTGGAAGAAAAAGGCGATGGTGATGACCAATGCGATGGGGTTGGCGATAGCGATGGCGACGGTGACCACAATGGCCATGGCGATGACCAAGGAAGTGAGACGTAG
- the LOC112876207 gene encoding uncharacterized protein LOC112876207 gives MAIPPPRIAGFGGGGRKPRVPPLPPARTLLTAFAAAAALTVLCLLSSSPAASLSWRSGARSGDKYLYWGGRVDCPGKHCGSCAGLGHQESSLRCALEEALFLGRIFVMPSRMCLSSVHNTKGDLQSSATSKQRWEESSCAMESLYDIDEISRTVPVILDNSKTWHDIVSRSMKLEVGGVSHVQGISRGELKQNPMYSTALIINRTANPLAWFMECKDRKNRSSVMLSYTFLPSMPAKILRDAANKMKKILGDYDAIHVRRGDLLKNRKDRFGVERSLHPHLDRDTRPEYIRKRIAKWIPPGRTLYIASNERAPGFFSPLSDRYELAYSSNFSSILEPVIENNYQLFMVERLIMQGAKTFVKTMREFDSDLTLCDDPKKNTKVWQRPVYTDD, from the exons ATGGCGATCCCCCCTCCACGGATCGCGGggttcggcggcggcggccgcaagCCGAGGGTTCCGCCGCTCCCACCGGCGAGGACCCTCCTAACTGCATTTgccgcagcggcggcgctgaccgtcctttgcctcctctcctcctctcccgccGCATCGCTATCATGGAGATCCGGAGCCAGGAGCGGAGACAAGTACCTTTACTGGGGCGGCCGCGTCGACTGCCCCGGCAAGCACTGCGGCTCCTGCGCCGGGCTCGGGCACCAGGAGTCCAGCCTCCGCTGCGCCCTCGAGGAGGCCCTCTTCCTCGGCAG AATATTTGTGATGCCCTCAAGAATGTGCCTGAGCTCAGTACATAACACAAAGGGGGACCTCCAAAGCAGTGCAACTTCAAAACAAAG ATGGGAAGAAAGTTCTTGTGCAATGGAATCTCTATATGATATAGATGAGATATCAAGAACAGTACCGGTTATTCTGGACAATTCCAAGACATGGCATGATATAGTATCAAGAAGTATGAAATTAGAAGTGGGAGGTGTGTCACATGTGCAAGGAATTAGCAGGGGTGAACTCAAACAAAACCCCATGTACTCAACAGCTCTCATAATAAACCGCACTGCAAATCCTCTTGCTTG GTTTATGGAGTGCAAGGATCGCAAGAACCGCAGCTCTGTTATGTTATCCTACACCTTTTTACCAAGTATGCCAGCAAAAATATTGAGGGATGCAGCAAATAAG ATGAAAAAAATACTTGGTGACTATGACGCTATTCATGTGAGACGAGGCGATCTATTGAAAAATAGGAAAGATAGATTTGGTGTTGAAAGGAGCCTCCATCCTCATCTAGACAGAGATACCCGCCCTGAGTACatcagaaaaagaattgcaaaATGGATCCCACCAGGTCGAACTCTATACATTGCATCAAATGAAAGAGCTCCAGGATTCTTTTCCCCTCTGTCAGACAG GTACGAGCTAGCATACTCGTCCAACTTCAGTAGCATATTGGAGCCAGTAATTGAGAATAACTACCAGCTATTCATGGTGGAGAGGCTCATTATGCAAGGAGCAAAGACATTTGTCAAGACAATGAGAGAATTTGACAGTGATTTGACCCTTTGTGATGATCCCAAAAAGAACACCAAAGTTTGGCAAAGGCCAGTGTATACAGATGATTGA
- the LOC112873291 gene encoding agamous-like MADS-box protein AGL29, which translates to MVKGKTSMGRQKIEMKRIEGEESRHVCFSKRRQSMFKKACELSILCSAMVAIVVFSPGGRPFSFGSPSFKAVFNRFLALTVPATSGESCDSSNGETNTTHESLECSELEQSIEGEKKREKMLKEAVECDTDGRVMDLLTTKVYTSGLDELQEFHKKLAAIQGIVKEKIKQVLQEESHPTKPFPPAFMDLASKYLLDRLIATRIPSMAPNSNHGVAGGLDVNASLASSVYAVGTPPKYPSNQLDG; encoded by the coding sequence ATGGTGAAGGGTAAGACATCCATGGGTAGGCAGAAGATCGAGATGAAGCGAATCGAGGGTGAGGAGTCGCGTCATGTATGCTTCTCCAAGCGCCGCCAAAGCATGTTCAAGAAGGCTTGTGAGCTCTCCATTCTATGCAGTGCGATGGTCGCTATCGTCGTCTTCTCCCCTGGTGGTAGGCCCTTCTCCTTTGGTAGTCCCTCTTTTAAGGCCGTGTTCAATCGCTTCCTCGCTTTGACCGTCCCCGCTACGAGTGGCGAGAGTTGTGATAGTAGTAATGGGGAGACAAACACCACGCATGAGAGTTTAGAGTGTTCAGAGTTAGAACAATCAATTGAGGGTGAGAAGAAGAGAGAGAAGATGTTAAAGGAGGCGGTTGAGTGTGATACGGATGGACGTGTGATGGATTTGTTGACTACGAAAGTCTATACATCAGGGCTTGATGAGTTGCAGGAATTCCACAAGAAGCTTGCAGCAATACAAGGTATTGTCAAAGAAAAGATCAAGCAGGTGCTGCAAGAAGAAAGCCACCCAACAAAGCCATTTCCACCTGCTTTCATGGATTTGGCTTCAAAGTACCTGCTTGATAGGCTGATTGCCACACGCATTCCTTCCATGGCTCCAAATTCCAACCATGGAGTTGCTGGTGGGCTTGATGTCAATGCCTCCTTGGCTAGCAGTGTCTATGCTGTTGGTACCCCGCCGAAATATCCCAGCAATCAACTTGACGGGTGA
- the LOC112873595 gene encoding 10 kDa chaperonin, mitochondrial-like, whose product MAKRLIPSLNRVLVEKLLQPKKSAGGILLPETTKQLNAAKVIAVGPGDRDRDGKLIPVSLNEGDTVLLPEYGGTEVKLAEKEYLLFREHDILGKLEE is encoded by the exons ATGGCGAAGCGTCTGATCCCGTCGCTGAACCGGGTGCTGGTGGAGAAGCTGCTGCAGCCCAAGAAGAGCGCCGGCGGCATCCTCCTCCCGGAGACCACCAAGCAG TTGAATGCTGCCAAAGTCATAGCTGTTGGCCCAGGTGATCGTGATAGGGATGGCAAGCTGATCCCTGTATCTTTGAATGAAGGTGACACTGTTCTACTTCCTGAGTACGGTGGAACAGAAGTGAAGCTCGCTGAGAAAGA GTACCTTCTTTTCAGAGAGCACGACATACTGGGAAAGCTAGAGGAGTAA
- the LOC112873594 gene encoding GDSL esterase/lipase At1g31550-like translates to MASSMVRLFLLVLCPCAAIVSAGRYDPPGASCYKRLFSLGDSITDTGNLASVAPNSSVLAFPYGETFFHRPSGRFCDGRLIVDFIAEALKLPFVTPFLAGKTAADFRHGANFAVSGATALGQQFFRDMGLDLAILPPFSLDVQLGWFERVLHLLGPTEKERQDIMSSSLFLLGEVGINDYNHPFFQNRSFADEIRPLVPKVIEKIENATKVLIGLGAKNIVVPGAVPLGCVPRYLTLFQSDDPGDYDGAGCIRWLNEFAEEHNRALRRMLGRVLRGPGVAVVYADYYAAVQEITRDPRKHGFSKDAALTACCGDGGPHNSGVLISCNATSVLCPDPSEHISWDGLHLTEAAYRLVALGVLHGPYAAPSILSTCGC, encoded by the exons ATGGCGTCTTCCATGGTGCGTCTCTTCCTCCTCGTCTTGTGCCCGTGTGCAGCCATCGTGTCGGCCGGCCGGTACGACCCGCCGGGCGCGTCCTGCTACAAGCGCCTGTTCAGCCTGGGCGACTCCATCACCGACACCGGCAACCTCGCCAGCGTGGCCCCCAACAGCTCCGTCCTGGCGTTCCCCTACGGCGAGACCTTCTTCCACCGCCCCTCCGGCCGCTTCTGCGATGGCAGGCTCATCGTCGACTTCATAG CGGAGGCGTTGAAGCTTCCGTTCGTGACGCCGTTCCTCGCCGGGAAGACGGCGGCGGACTTCCGGCACGGGGCGAACTTCGCGGTGTCCGGCGCCACGGCGCTGGGCCAGCAGTTCTTCCGGGACATGGGGCTGGACCTGGCCATCCTGCCGCCCTTCTCGCTGGACGTGCAGCTGGGGTGGTTCGAGCGCGTGCTCCACTTGCTCGGCCCCACCGAGAAAG AGCGGCAGGACATCATGTCGAGCTCGCTGTTCCTGCTGGGGGAGGTCGGGATCAACGATTACAACCACCCCTTCTTCCAGAACCGGTCCTTCGCCGACGAGATCAGGCCCCTGGTCCCGAAAGTTATCGAGAAGATCGAGAACGCCACCAAG GTGCTGATCGGGCTTGGAGCAAAGAACATCGTCGTCCCCGGGGCTGTCCCCCTGGGGTGCGTCCCTCGTTACCTGACCCTGTTCCAGAGCGACGACCCCGGCGACTACGACGGCGCCGGGTGCATCCGGTGGCTCAACGAGTTCGCCGAGGAGCACAACCGCGCGCTCCGGCGCATGCTGGGGCGGGTCCTCCGCGGCCCGGGGGTCGCCGTCGTCTACGCCGACTACTACGCCGCCGTCCAGGAGATCACCCGCGACCCTCGCAAGCACG GGTTCAGCAAGGACGCGGCGCTGACGGCGTgctgcggcgacggcggcccTCACAACTCCGGCGTGCTCATCTCCTGCAACGCCACCTCGGTTCTGTGCCCGGACCCGTCGGAGCACATCTCGTGGGACGGCTTGCACCTCACCGAGGCCGCGTACCGGCTCGTGGCGCTGGGCGTGCTGCACGGGCCGTATGCCGCGCCGTCCATACTGTCCACATGCGGATGTTGA